From a single Couchioplanes caeruleus genomic region:
- the hrpB gene encoding ATP-dependent helicase HrpB — protein sequence MPADALPDLPVRTAVPDVTAALADRGAAVLVAPPGTGKTTVVPLTLADPGGGRVIVAEPRRVAARAAARRMAALLGEQVGARIGYTVRGDRKVSRDTRVEVVTTGVLVRRLQRDPELAGTATVILDECHERHLDSDLALAFLVEVRAALRPDLHVLATSATAEAQRLSEVLGDAPVVAASAALHPVEVHWCPPPQPVAAPHGLRVDPRLLDHVAATTRRALADGDGDVLVFLPGAREISTVAGRLGGTGVDVVTLHGRLSGSEQDAALRPGPARRIVLATAVAESSLTVPGVRAVVDAGLSRVPRMDHNRGLGALVTVPVSRAAAVQRAGRAGREAPGRVYRCWSQAQHDRLPAQPEPEVSAADLTSFALDLALWGHPDGSGLALPDAPPAGALQAATSTLRALGAIGTDGRVTPRGRLLADAGLHPRLARALLDGAPLVGGRRAAEIVALLDSDRLADDLIAAWRRARSGDGAWRTEVRRLQAVLDRARPEPSDRPITDDLAAGLVVGLAYPERVAKARRPGSPAYLMTGGTEAELTGGSALAGTTWLAVADADRAPGARSARIRSAAPLDEATAREAAATLAGTATEIGWIDGDVVARRVERLGAIVLAERRLDDPDPALVRVALREGLRREGLGLLTWTRTATEVRHRLAFAHAALGDPWPDVSDEALAAADWPHLGSARRRADLARIDVASALREVLPWQVAGRLDEVAPERLPVPSGSRIRVDYTDPAAPVLAVKLQETFGWQDTPKLADGRVPVVLHLLSPAGRPLAVTSDLASFWINVYPQVRAEMRGRYPRHPWPEDPLIAEPTKRTNRRSG from the coding sequence ATCCCCGCCGACGCGCTGCCGGACCTCCCCGTCCGTACGGCCGTCCCCGACGTGACCGCCGCGCTGGCCGACCGCGGCGCGGCGGTCCTGGTGGCGCCGCCGGGCACCGGCAAGACCACCGTGGTGCCGCTGACGCTGGCCGATCCGGGCGGCGGCCGCGTGATCGTGGCCGAGCCCCGCCGGGTCGCCGCCCGGGCCGCCGCCCGCCGCATGGCCGCGCTGCTCGGGGAACAGGTCGGCGCCCGGATCGGCTACACCGTCCGGGGCGACCGCAAGGTCTCCCGTGACACCCGCGTCGAGGTGGTCACCACCGGCGTCCTCGTCCGCCGCCTGCAACGCGACCCGGAGCTCGCCGGCACGGCCACGGTGATCCTCGACGAGTGCCACGAACGGCACCTCGACTCCGACCTCGCCCTCGCCTTCCTCGTCGAGGTACGCGCCGCCCTGCGCCCCGACCTGCACGTGCTCGCGACCTCCGCGACGGCCGAGGCGCAGCGGTTGTCCGAGGTGCTCGGCGACGCCCCCGTGGTCGCGGCGTCCGCCGCCCTGCACCCGGTCGAGGTGCACTGGTGCCCGCCGCCGCAGCCCGTCGCTGCGCCGCACGGGCTGCGCGTCGACCCGCGGCTGCTCGACCACGTCGCCGCCACGACCCGGCGGGCCCTGGCCGACGGCGACGGCGACGTCCTGGTCTTCCTGCCGGGCGCCCGCGAGATCTCGACGGTCGCCGGGCGCCTGGGCGGCACCGGCGTGGACGTCGTCACGCTGCACGGCCGGCTGAGCGGATCCGAGCAGGACGCCGCGCTGCGGCCGGGCCCAGCGCGCCGGATCGTGCTCGCCACCGCGGTCGCCGAGAGCAGCCTCACCGTCCCCGGCGTCCGCGCGGTCGTCGACGCGGGGCTCAGCCGGGTCCCGCGGATGGACCACAACCGCGGCCTGGGCGCCCTCGTGACCGTGCCGGTCTCCCGGGCGGCGGCCGTGCAGCGCGCCGGCCGGGCCGGCCGGGAGGCGCCCGGGCGCGTGTACCGCTGCTGGTCCCAGGCGCAGCACGACCGGCTCCCGGCCCAGCCGGAGCCGGAGGTCTCCGCCGCCGACCTGACGTCGTTCGCCCTGGACCTGGCGCTGTGGGGGCATCCCGACGGCAGCGGCCTGGCCCTGCCCGACGCGCCCCCCGCGGGCGCGCTGCAGGCGGCCACGAGCACCCTGCGCGCCCTGGGCGCGATCGGCACCGACGGCCGGGTCACACCCCGGGGGCGCCTGCTCGCCGACGCCGGGCTGCACCCACGGCTGGCCCGCGCGCTGCTCGACGGCGCCCCGCTCGTCGGTGGGCGCCGCGCCGCGGAGATCGTCGCCCTGCTGGACTCCGACCGGCTCGCCGACGACCTGATCGCGGCGTGGCGCCGGGCCCGCTCGGGCGACGGCGCCTGGCGAACCGAGGTACGCCGGCTGCAGGCCGTGCTGGACCGCGCGCGGCCGGAGCCCTCCGACCGGCCGATCACCGACGACCTCGCGGCCGGGCTGGTCGTGGGCCTCGCGTACCCGGAGAGGGTCGCGAAGGCACGGCGGCCCGGCTCCCCGGCGTACCTGATGACGGGCGGGACCGAGGCGGAGCTGACCGGCGGCAGCGCTCTGGCGGGGACGACCTGGCTGGCCGTCGCGGACGCGGACCGGGCACCGGGCGCACGGTCCGCGCGCATCCGCAGCGCCGCCCCGCTGGACGAGGCGACCGCCCGCGAGGCCGCGGCGACGCTGGCCGGTACCGCGACGGAGATCGGCTGGATCGACGGCGACGTGGTGGCCCGCCGGGTGGAGCGGCTCGGCGCGATCGTGCTCGCCGAGCGGCGCCTCGACGACCCCGACCCGGCCCTGGTCCGGGTGGCGCTGCGCGAGGGCCTGCGCCGCGAGGGGCTCGGCCTGCTCACCTGGACCCGGACCGCGACGGAGGTACGGCACCGGCTGGCGTTCGCGCACGCGGCGCTCGGCGACCCGTGGCCGGACGTGTCGGACGAGGCGCTGGCCGCGGCGGACTGGCCGCACCTGGGCAGCGCCCGCCGCCGCGCCGACCTCGCCCGCATCGACGTGGCCTCCGCCCTGCGCGAGGTGCTGCCGTGGCAGGTCGCGGGCCGGCTCGACGAGGTGGCGCCCGAGCGGCTGCCGGTGCCGAGCGGCTCCCGGATCCGCGTCGACTACACCGACCCGGCCGCGCCGGTCCTCGCGGTGAAGCTGCAGGAGACGTTCGGCTGGCAGGACACGCCGAAGCTGGCGGACGGGCGGGTGCCGGTGGTGCTGCACCTGCTGTCGCCGGCCGGGCGGCCGCTGGCGGTGACGAGCGACCTGGCGTCCTTCTGGATCAACGTCTATCCGCAGGTACGCGCGGAGATGCGGGGCCGCTACCCGCGCCACCCGTGGCCCGAGGACCCGCTGATCGCCGAGCCGACGAAGCGGACGAACCGCCGCTCCGGCTGA
- the uraD gene encoding 2-oxo-4-hydroxy-4-carboxy-5-ureidoimidazoline decarboxylase — MGGVEAFNSLPAGELSAVCAAPAWVTTMAAGRPYPSRQAIVAAADAALRGLSWPDVLVALSAHPRIGERAAGDSKEAAWSRREQSTAADADQATASALVEANRAYEEKFGHVFLIFASGRSRAEILAAARERLGNDEAAERPVVADQLRRIALLRLERLLDELG; from the coding sequence ATGGGCGGCGTCGAGGCGTTCAACTCCCTGCCCGCGGGCGAGCTGTCCGCCGTGTGCGCGGCTCCGGCCTGGGTCACCACGATGGCCGCGGGCCGCCCGTACCCGTCCCGGCAGGCGATCGTGGCGGCGGCGGACGCCGCGCTGCGCGGCCTGAGCTGGCCCGACGTGCTGGTGGCGCTGTCCGCGCACCCGCGCATCGGCGAGCGCGCCGCGGGCGACTCGAAGGAGGCCGCCTGGTCGCGCCGGGAGCAGTCCACGGCGGCCGATGCGGACCAGGCGACGGCGAGCGCGCTGGTCGAGGCCAACCGGGCGTACGAGGAGAAGTTCGGGCACGTGTTCCTGATCTTCGCGAGCGGGCGGAGCCGGGCGGAGATCCTCGCGGCGGCCCGGGAGCGGCTCGGCAACGACGAGGCGGCCGAGCGGCCCGTCGTCGCGGACCAGTTGCGCCGGATCGCGCTGCTGCGGCTGGAGAGGCTGCTCGATGAGCTCGGGTGA
- the uraH gene encoding hydroxyisourate hydrolase produces MSSGERFAAQTQARISTHILDTVSGEPARDVYVRLERRDSDGWRLLAEGRTDDDGRLKHRLPVHDWQAGGYRLVFYVEPYLGGEAFFPEITVAFQVHDPDRNYHVPLLLSRYGYTTYRGS; encoded by the coding sequence ATGAGCTCGGGTGAGCGGTTCGCGGCGCAGACGCAGGCGCGCATCTCCACGCACATCCTGGACACGGTCTCCGGCGAGCCCGCCCGCGACGTGTACGTGCGCCTCGAGCGCCGTGACTCCGACGGGTGGCGGCTGCTCGCGGAGGGGCGTACGGATGACGACGGCCGGCTGAAGCACCGCCTGCCGGTGCACGACTGGCAGGCCGGCGGCTACCGATTGGTGTTCTATGTGGAGCCGTACCTGGGCGGCGAGGCGTTCTTCCCGGAGATCACGGTCGCGTTCCAGGTGCACGATCCGGACCGGAACTACCACGTGCCGCTGCTGCTGAGCCGGTACGGCTACACCACCTACCGCGGGAGCTGA
- the pucL gene encoding factor-independent urate hydroxylase, translated as MAIVLGPNRYGKAETRLVQVTRDGDTHGLTEFTVSTALSGDLTATHLTGDNAGVLPTDTMKNTVYAFAKQHGAGQPEAFALLLARHFVGTQPQVVRARVAIEATGWERLGPHSFRRRGDFTRLCAVTVEEGFTQVVSGLKDLVVLNSTASEFHGFRRDRYTTLAETTDRILATEVDARWRHLGDAADWGESFEKAKDALVNAFVNTYSYSLQQTLFSMGSRVLESRPEIAEIRLTLPNKHHYLADLSPFDMANPGEVFIAGDRPYGLIEGTVTRDDAPPARAEWYL; from the coding sequence GTGGCGATCGTGCTGGGACCCAACCGTTACGGCAAGGCGGAGACCCGGCTCGTGCAGGTGACCCGGGACGGCGACACGCACGGGCTGACCGAGTTCACGGTGAGCACCGCCCTGTCGGGGGACCTGACGGCGACCCACCTGACCGGCGACAACGCGGGGGTCCTGCCGACCGACACGATGAAGAACACGGTGTACGCGTTCGCGAAACAGCACGGCGCCGGGCAGCCCGAGGCGTTCGCGCTGCTGCTGGCCCGGCACTTCGTCGGCACCCAGCCGCAGGTGGTCCGCGCCCGCGTGGCGATCGAGGCCACCGGCTGGGAGCGGCTGGGCCCGCACTCCTTCCGGCGCAGGGGCGACTTCACCCGCCTGTGCGCGGTCACCGTGGAGGAGGGCTTCACGCAGGTGGTGTCCGGCCTGAAGGATCTGGTGGTGCTGAACTCGACGGCGTCGGAGTTCCACGGGTTCCGCCGCGACCGCTACACGACGCTGGCCGAGACCACCGACCGCATCCTCGCCACCGAGGTCGACGCGCGCTGGCGGCACCTCGGCGACGCCGCGGACTGGGGGGAGTCGTTCGAGAAGGCCAAGGACGCGCTGGTGAACGCGTTCGTCAACACGTACAGCTATTCGTTGCAGCAGACGCTGTTCTCGATGGGCAGCCGGGTGCTGGAGAGCCGCCCGGAGATCGCGGAGATCCGGCTGACGCTGCCCAACAAGCACCACTACCTCGCCGACCTGTCGCCGTTCGACATGGCGAACCCGGGCGAGGTGTTCATCGCGGGGGACCGGCCGTACGGGCTGATCGAGGGCACGGTGACCCGCGACGACGCGCCGCCGGCCCGCGCGGAGTGGTACCTGTGA
- a CDS encoding 8-oxoguanine deaminase has product MIVIENAAVATVDAAGTEYADGHVVVGDDGRIVTVGPGHAGRSRGSVRRVDGTGCLVTPGLVNTHHHLYQWATRGLAQDETLFGWLTTLYPIWGRIDAETVGAAAGAGLGWLALSGCTTSMDHHYVFPRDGGDVLAAEIEAAQRIGLRFHPTRGSMDLGESQGGLPPDHVVEETDAALAATEAAVDRWHDPSPESLLRVGVAPCSPFSVTSRLMREAADLARRKGVRLHTHLAETADEEDFCREKFGCTPVEYAESLGWLGDDVWLAHGVHLDDAAVARLGATGTGVAHCPSSNARLGAGLARVRDLLDAGVPVGLGVDGSASQEAAHLGEELRQALYVARLRGGPAALTARESLRMGTMGGARCLGRQDDIGSLERGKLADLVLWRLDGLGHEGIDDKVAALVFGPAAPVELALVGGRPVVERGELVHADAEALARGARRAASRLREI; this is encoded by the coding sequence GTGATCGTCATCGAGAACGCGGCGGTGGCCACGGTGGACGCGGCCGGCACCGAGTACGCCGACGGGCACGTGGTCGTCGGCGACGACGGCCGGATCGTGACGGTCGGCCCGGGCCACGCGGGCCGTTCCCGCGGCTCGGTGCGCCGCGTCGACGGCACCGGCTGCCTGGTGACGCCGGGCCTGGTCAACACCCACCACCACCTGTACCAGTGGGCGACCCGCGGCCTGGCGCAGGACGAGACGCTGTTCGGCTGGCTCACCACGCTGTACCCGATCTGGGGCCGCATCGACGCCGAGACGGTCGGCGCGGCGGCGGGCGCGGGCCTGGGCTGGCTGGCGTTGTCCGGCTGCACGACCAGCATGGACCACCACTACGTGTTCCCCCGCGACGGCGGTGACGTGCTGGCCGCGGAGATCGAGGCGGCCCAGCGGATCGGCCTGCGCTTCCACCCCACGCGCGGCTCGATGGACCTGGGCGAGTCGCAGGGCGGGCTGCCGCCGGACCACGTGGTCGAGGAGACCGACGCCGCGCTGGCCGCCACCGAGGCGGCCGTCGACCGCTGGCACGACCCGTCGCCGGAGTCCCTGCTGCGCGTGGGCGTCGCGCCCTGCTCGCCGTTCTCCGTGACGTCGCGGCTGATGCGCGAGGCCGCCGACCTGGCCCGGCGCAAGGGCGTACGGCTGCACACCCACCTGGCGGAGACCGCCGACGAGGAGGACTTCTGCCGGGAGAAGTTCGGCTGCACCCCCGTCGAGTACGCGGAGAGCCTCGGCTGGCTCGGCGACGACGTGTGGCTGGCGCACGGCGTACACCTGGACGACGCGGCCGTGGCGCGGCTCGGCGCGACCGGCACCGGGGTGGCGCACTGTCCCAGCTCGAACGCCCGCCTGGGCGCCGGCCTGGCCCGCGTCCGGGACCTGCTGGACGCGGGCGTGCCGGTCGGGCTGGGCGTGGACGGCTCGGCGTCGCAGGAGGCCGCCCACCTGGGCGAGGAGCTGCGCCAGGCGCTGTACGTGGCCCGGCTGCGCGGCGGCCCGGCGGCGCTGACCGCGCGGGAGTCGCTGCGGATGGGCACGATGGGCGGGGCGCGCTGCCTCGGCCGTCAGGACGACATCGGCTCTCTGGAGCGGGGTAAGCTCGCGGACCTCGTGCTGTGGCGCCTCGACGGCCTCGGCCACGAGGGCATCGACGACAAGGTGGCCGCGCTGGTGTTCGGCCCGGCGGCGCCGGTGGAGCTGGCGCTGGTCGGCGGCCGTCCGGTGGTCGAGCGGGGCGAGCTGGTGCACGCGGACGCGGAGGCGCTGGCCCGGGGGGCCCGTCGTGCGGCCTCCCGCTTAAGAGAGATTTAA
- a CDS encoding DUF1996 domain-containing protein: MKKRRRRTRIVLATAVTAALGASGVYIAGASADETTVAGRLQAESYAAQSGAQTEGTGDADGGKNVGWLADGDWLRFDAVAVAGTALSARVASDNSAGGSIEMHLGSQTGTLLATFPVARTGGWQSWTTVTATANSVPSGPQTVFAVMKSAQKSDFVNINWFTFGGAAAPAPAPSVPTGDGWVPVDKAKWDKQLAEYDATVAKPVPAGNVRVPEFNASCKVSHRLPDDPIVFPGMAGASHLHTFMGNKSTSAASTNASLFANLETSCDPKEDRSAYWIPTLLENGKPVDPHGVTVYYGSRLKDPTKTVPFPEGFRMITGDAKKQVATGKGAPAQFWCAGAGGETGRSADGNWPVCAKTAELTYQLTFPDCWDGVHLDSPDHKSHVGPTGPDGTCASGRFPVAIPSISFVIGYPTSGSSAGFQLSSGMASSMHGDFMNAWETKPLAQRVRDCVTQKAKCDSAGTF; this comes from the coding sequence ATGAAGAAGCGCCGCCGCCGCACCCGCATCGTCCTGGCCACCGCGGTGACCGCCGCCCTCGGCGCCAGCGGCGTCTACATAGCGGGCGCCAGCGCCGACGAGACCACCGTCGCGGGTCGCCTGCAGGCCGAGTCGTACGCCGCCCAGTCCGGCGCGCAGACCGAGGGCACCGGCGACGCCGACGGCGGCAAGAACGTCGGCTGGCTCGCGGACGGCGACTGGCTGCGCTTCGACGCCGTCGCGGTCGCCGGCACGGCGCTGTCCGCCCGCGTCGCCTCCGACAACAGCGCCGGTGGCTCCATCGAGATGCACCTCGGCTCGCAGACCGGCACGCTGCTCGCGACCTTCCCGGTGGCCCGTACGGGCGGCTGGCAGAGCTGGACCACCGTCACCGCGACGGCGAATTCCGTGCCCTCCGGCCCGCAGACCGTGTTCGCGGTCATGAAGAGCGCGCAGAAGAGCGACTTCGTGAACATCAACTGGTTCACCTTCGGCGGTGCTGCGGCGCCGGCGCCGGCTCCCTCGGTGCCCACTGGGGATGGCTGGGTACCTGTTGACAAGGCGAAGTGGGACAAGCAGCTCGCCGAGTACGACGCGACCGTCGCGAAGCCCGTGCCGGCCGGCAACGTGCGCGTGCCCGAGTTCAACGCGAGCTGCAAGGTGAGCCACCGCCTGCCCGACGACCCGATCGTCTTCCCCGGCATGGCCGGCGCCTCGCACCTGCACACCTTCATGGGCAACAAGAGCACCAGCGCCGCCTCGACCAACGCGTCGCTGTTCGCGAACCTGGAGACCAGCTGCGACCCGAAGGAGGACCGGTCGGCGTACTGGATCCCCACGCTGCTGGAGAACGGCAAGCCGGTCGACCCGCACGGCGTCACCGTCTACTACGGCTCGCGGCTCAAGGACCCGACGAAGACGGTGCCGTTCCCGGAGGGCTTCCGGATGATCACCGGTGACGCCAAGAAGCAGGTCGCCACCGGCAAGGGCGCCCCGGCCCAGTTCTGGTGCGCCGGTGCGGGCGGCGAGACCGGCCGCAGCGCCGACGGCAACTGGCCGGTGTGCGCGAAGACCGCGGAGCTGACGTACCAGCTGACGTTCCCGGACTGCTGGGACGGCGTGCACCTGGACAGCCCCGACCACAAGTCGCACGTCGGCCCGACCGGCCCGGACGGCACCTGCGCCAGCGGCAGGTTCCCGGTCGCGATCCCGTCGATCTCCTTCGTGATCGGCTACCCGACCAGCGGCAGCAGCGCCGGCTTCCAGCTCTCCAGCGGCATGGCCTCGTCGATGCACGGCGACTTCATGAACGCCTGGGAGACCAAGCCGCTGGCCCAGCGGGTGCGCGACTGCGTCACCCAGAAGGCCAAGTGCGACTCGGCCGGCACCTTCTGA
- the aceB gene encoding malate synthase A, with the protein MTEILSDEAVAFVADLNRRFRPRRNELLARRAERRAEIAAGGTLGFLPETAEIRAGDWTVPPAPADLTDRRVEITGPTERKMTINALNSGAKVWLADMEDANTPHWANVVDGQQNLFDAVRRTITLETGAKTYELGPGPYPTIVMRPRGWHLDERHLPVDGEPAVGALVDFGLYFFHNAAELLSRGSGPYLYLPKMESHHEAALWNDVFTHAQEALGIPVGTIRATVLIETIPAAFEMDEILWALRPHISGLNAGRWDYLFSIIKYFRDNPSMVLPDRAAVTMTAPFMRAYTELLVATCHRRGAFAMGGMAAFIPSRRDPAVNEVALAKVREDKEREAGDGFDGSWVAHPDLVPVCREIFDRVLGDRPNQLDKQRPDVDVAAEDLLNVSATGGAVTQAGLRNNVSVALQYLEAWLRGNGAVAIFNLMEDAATAEISRSQVWQWIHNDVRLEDGTPITAELVGRIEDEELARIREAVGDEAWAAGRFDDARKLFERVALADDFADFLTTAAYDSID; encoded by the coding sequence GTGACCGAGATCCTGTCCGACGAGGCCGTGGCGTTCGTGGCCGACCTGAACCGCCGCTTCCGCCCTCGCCGCAACGAGCTGCTGGCCCGCCGTGCCGAGCGCCGAGCGGAGATCGCCGCCGGCGGCACGCTGGGCTTCCTGCCCGAGACCGCCGAGATCCGCGCCGGGGACTGGACCGTGCCGCCCGCGCCCGCCGACCTCACCGACCGGCGGGTCGAGATCACCGGCCCGACCGAGCGCAAGATGACCATCAACGCGCTCAACTCCGGCGCGAAGGTGTGGCTGGCCGACATGGAGGACGCCAACACCCCGCACTGGGCCAACGTGGTCGACGGTCAGCAGAACCTGTTCGACGCCGTCCGGCGCACCATCACGCTCGAGACCGGCGCGAAGACCTACGAGCTCGGCCCGGGGCCGTACCCGACGATCGTCATGCGCCCGCGCGGCTGGCACCTCGACGAGCGTCACCTGCCCGTCGACGGTGAGCCGGCCGTCGGCGCCCTCGTCGACTTCGGTCTCTACTTCTTCCACAACGCCGCCGAGCTGCTCTCCCGCGGCAGCGGGCCCTACCTCTACCTGCCCAAGATGGAGTCGCACCACGAGGCCGCCCTGTGGAACGACGTCTTCACCCATGCGCAGGAGGCGCTCGGCATCCCGGTCGGCACGATCCGCGCGACCGTGCTCATCGAGACGATCCCCGCCGCGTTCGAGATGGACGAGATCCTGTGGGCGCTGCGCCCGCACATCTCCGGGCTCAACGCCGGCCGCTGGGACTACCTGTTCAGCATCATCAAGTATTTCCGCGACAACCCGTCGATGGTGCTGCCGGACCGGGCGGCGGTCACGATGACGGCGCCGTTCATGCGGGCGTACACGGAGCTGCTGGTGGCCACCTGCCACCGGCGCGGCGCCTTCGCGATGGGCGGCATGGCGGCGTTCATCCCCAGCCGGCGCGACCCGGCCGTCAACGAGGTGGCCCTCGCCAAGGTCCGCGAGGACAAGGAACGCGAGGCCGGCGACGGCTTCGACGGCTCCTGGGTGGCGCACCCCGACCTCGTGCCGGTCTGCCGGGAGATCTTCGACCGGGTGCTGGGCGACCGGCCCAACCAGCTCGACAAGCAGCGTCCCGACGTCGACGTGGCGGCCGAGGACCTGCTCAACGTGTCGGCCACCGGCGGCGCGGTGACCCAGGCGGGCCTGCGCAACAACGTCTCCGTCGCCCTGCAGTACCTCGAGGCCTGGCTGCGCGGCAACGGCGCGGTCGCGATCTTCAACCTCATGGAGGACGCCGCCACCGCCGAGATCTCCCGGTCGCAGGTGTGGCAGTGGATCCACAACGACGTGCGCCTCGAGGACGGCACGCCGATCACCGCCGAGCTCGTCGGACGCATCGAGGACGAGGAGCTGGCCAGGATCCGCGAGGCGGTGGGCGACGAGGCGTGGGCGGCCGGCCGCTTCGACGACGCCCGCAAGCTGTTCGAACGCGTCGCGCTCGCCGACGACTTCGCCGACTTCCTCACCACCGCCGCCTACGACTCCATCGACTGA
- a CDS encoding DUF6986 family protein, whose protein sequence is MRLSDDDYAALDHRLAAHDAFLKARYPGERAGRQPVHTVYIPADRLAGFRDWGRQALTALDEHPPLPFPAALEERVRTKLGTEPIEDLRVDFEDGYGVRDDDQEDAAVRDAAAVLLDGPRPPFVGVRIKSLEEPTRRRALRTLDLWLSHYPHPFVVTLPKVSGPDQVTAMAELCRRLECAYGRAEGTLRFEIQIELPAAVLGADGTATVARLITAAEGRCAGLHYGTYDYSAAAGVAAAYQAMDHPAADYAKAVMQAAAAGTGVRLSDGSTNILPVGSGVAVHEAWALHHRLVRRSLERGYYQGWDLHPAQLPTRFAATYAFFADGVDAAVLRLRRYLERQAGGILDEPATARALAGYLLRGLDCGALEPAAVGFPRERLHELA, encoded by the coding sequence GTGCGGCTCAGCGACGACGACTACGCCGCGCTCGACCACCGGCTCGCCGCCCACGACGCGTTCCTCAAGGCCCGCTACCCGGGCGAGCGCGCCGGGCGGCAGCCGGTGCACACCGTCTACATCCCCGCCGACCGGCTGGCGGGGTTCCGCGACTGGGGACGGCAGGCGCTCACCGCGCTCGACGAGCACCCGCCCCTGCCGTTCCCCGCCGCGCTGGAGGAGCGCGTCCGGACCAAGCTCGGCACCGAGCCGATCGAGGACCTGCGCGTCGACTTCGAGGACGGCTACGGCGTCCGTGACGACGACCAGGAGGACGCCGCGGTCCGCGACGCCGCGGCGGTGCTGCTGGACGGCCCCCGGCCGCCGTTCGTGGGCGTACGGATCAAGTCGCTGGAGGAGCCCACCCGGCGGCGGGCGCTGCGCACTCTCGACCTGTGGCTGTCGCACTACCCGCACCCGTTCGTCGTCACGCTGCCCAAGGTGAGCGGGCCCGACCAGGTCACCGCGATGGCCGAGCTGTGCCGGCGGCTCGAGTGCGCGTACGGGCGGGCGGAGGGGACGCTGCGCTTTGAGATCCAGATCGAGCTGCCGGCCGCCGTGCTGGGCGCCGACGGGACGGCCACGGTCGCCCGGCTCATCACCGCCGCCGAGGGGCGCTGCGCGGGACTGCACTACGGCACGTACGACTACAGTGCGGCGGCCGGAGTCGCGGCGGCGTACCAGGCCATGGACCACCCGGCAGCCGACTACGCGAAGGCGGTCATGCAGGCGGCCGCGGCCGGCACGGGAGTACGCCTGTCCGACGGCTCCACCAACATCCTCCCGGTCGGCTCCGGCGTCGCGGTGCACGAGGCGTGGGCGCTGCACCACCGGCTCGTCCGCCGCTCCCTCGAGCGCGGCTACTACCAGGGCTGGGACCTGCACCCCGCCCAGCTGCCCACCCGGTTCGCGGCGACGTACGCGTTCTTCGCCGACGGCGTCGACGCGGCGGTGCTGCGGCTGCGGCGCTACCTCGAACGGCAGGCCGGCGGCATCCTCGACGAGCCGGCCACCGCGCGTGCCCTCGCCGGCTACCTGCTGCGCGGGCTCGACTGCGGCGCGCTGGAGCCCGCCGCCGTCGGGTTCCCCCGCGAGCGGCTGCACGAGCTGGCCTGA